One window from the genome of Chloroflexota bacterium encodes:
- a CDS encoding cold shock domain-containing protein — translation MAKGTIKKLIGDKGYGFIQTEEGKDLFFHQSQLEGVDYSSLKEGQ, via the coding sequence ATGGCGAAGGGTACAATCAAGAAACTAATTGGAGACAAGGGCTATGGGTTTATCCAAACTGAGGAAGGGAAAGACCTCTTCTTTCATCAGAGTCAGCTCGAAGGTGTGGACTATTCTTCCCTCAAGGAAGGCCAAGA
- a CDS encoding DUF1156 domain-containing protein has translation MIERNFDISFIADLALREKQIQQNYRPIIAVHKWFARRPGTLFRGLLLSEFLDKPLQETFYQANSLREIKVADPFMGGGTPLIEANRLGCDITGFDINPMAYWIVKQEIEHLDLEEYLQVANSLRWQLEKEIGHLYCTRCVSCGNEDAHVKYFLWVKTISCQRCDKTIDLFPGYLLASDSRHPKNVFLCHTCGQLTETVDRKTLGDCQHCGARLSLEGPAKHGRCKCSDCGTINTFPNKLLGAPRHRLFALEYYCPSCKGHLTGRFFKAPDSQDLAKACQAEEQWAGMRAMYVPDDSIPSGDETNRLHRWGYNRYREMFNARQLLGLELSAQMIARTNNERIRNSLATNLSDLLRYQNMLCRYDTMALKSLDIFSVHGFPVGLIQCESNFLGIVEPNKSICVGSGGWANIIEKFRKAKAYCDSPFEIRHRGGKKEIVSIKGEWIGDNPNGKQRAERRSVALHCNDAAQADLPPFSLDAVLTDPPYYGNVQYAELMDFCYVWLRRLILTEADAFANLSTRNPQELTGNEDMGRGLDHFAQGLSSVFQKMAMALKPGAPLAFTYHHNDLAAYHPLAVAILDAGLTCSASLPCPAEMRASIHINGTGSSIIDTVFVCRSTGTVPRKWVVDSIDRVAELANEDLAKLRLGNVKPTTGDKRCIVYGHLIRLAIWNLRKSWNKNADINKRLSAVSSWIVRFGGWAEIEKRLLEPEDSFRGVPLFTVRENIEKYGGSYAEVSF, from the coding sequence GTGATAGAGAGGAATTTCGACATCTCGTTCATAGCTGACCTTGCTCTGCGTGAAAAGCAGATTCAGCAGAACTACAGGCCAATTATCGCAGTCCATAAGTGGTTTGCTCGAAGACCAGGAACACTGTTCCGCGGCTTGTTGCTTTCCGAATTTCTTGATAAGCCCCTACAGGAGACCTTTTACCAGGCAAACAGTCTGAGAGAGATCAAAGTCGCCGATCCATTCATGGGTGGCGGCACTCCACTTATAGAGGCCAACAGGCTCGGCTGTGATATCACCGGATTCGACATCAACCCCATGGCCTACTGGATCGTCAAACAGGAGATCGAACATCTCGACTTGGAGGAGTATCTTCAGGTGGCTAATTCATTGCGCTGGCAGTTGGAGAAGGAGATCGGGCATCTTTACTGTACACGATGTGTTTCTTGCGGAAATGAGGATGCGCACGTCAAGTATTTCCTTTGGGTGAAAACGATTTCCTGTCAGAGATGTGACAAAACCATCGACTTGTTCCCCGGCTATCTTCTGGCTTCCGACTCAAGACATCCCAAAAATGTCTTCCTATGTCATACATGTGGGCAATTGACCGAAACGGTCGACCGAAAAACGCTGGGGGATTGCCAGCATTGTGGCGCTAGGCTCTCACTGGAAGGCCCCGCAAAGCACGGCCGCTGCAAATGCTCCGACTGCGGGACCATCAATACGTTTCCCAACAAGTTATTGGGAGCGCCACGGCATCGACTTTTCGCGCTTGAATATTACTGCCCATCCTGCAAAGGACACCTCACCGGCAGATTCTTCAAGGCTCCGGATTCCCAGGATTTGGCTAAGGCATGTCAGGCCGAAGAACAATGGGCAGGAATGCGCGCAATGTATGTTCCTGACGATAGCATCCCCTCCGGTGACGAGACAAATCGGCTTCATCGCTGGGGGTATAACCGCTACCGGGAAATGTTCAATGCCCGGCAACTCCTCGGATTGGAATTGTCCGCCCAGATGATTGCCCGTACAAATAATGAGCGCATCAGGAACTCTCTTGCGACCAATCTTTCAGATCTGTTGCGCTACCAGAACATGCTTTGCCGATATGACACCATGGCGCTGAAATCGCTTGATATTTTCTCGGTTCATGGGTTCCCAGTGGGGCTCATTCAGTGTGAGTCCAATTTTCTCGGAATAGTTGAGCCGAACAAGAGCATCTGTGTAGGCAGCGGCGGCTGGGCAAATATCATCGAGAAATTCCGTAAGGCAAAGGCCTACTGCGACAGTCCGTTCGAAATCAGACATCGGGGGGGGAAAAAGGAAATCGTTTCGATCAAGGGGGAATGGATCGGCGACAATCCAAACGGCAAGCAACGGGCTGAAAGGCGGAGTGTTGCGCTACACTGCAATGATGCCGCTCAAGCGGATCTGCCCCCGTTTTCGTTGGATGCGGTCCTCACCGATCCTCCTTATTACGGAAACGTTCAATATGCTGAATTGATGGATTTCTGTTACGTGTGGCTCCGTCGTCTCATACTCACTGAGGCCGATGCATTTGCCAATCTTTCGACACGCAACCCCCAGGAGTTGACCGGCAACGAAGACATGGGCAGGGGGCTTGATCACTTTGCTCAAGGCCTGTCATCCGTCTTTCAGAAGATGGCAATGGCCCTTAAGCCTGGAGCACCGCTCGCTTTCACCTATCACCACAACGATCTTGCGGCATATCACCCGCTAGCGGTCGCCATCCTCGACGCCGGTTTGACCTGCTCGGCCTCCTTGCCTTGCCCTGCGGAAATGCGAGCTTCCATCCATATCAACGGAACCGGCTCCTCGATCATCGACACTGTTTTCGTATGTAGATCAACCGGCACGGTGCCTCGGAAATGGGTGGTAGATTCAATAGATCGCGTCGCCGAACTCGCAAATGAGGATTTGGCCAAACTGCGCTTAGGGAATGTCAAGCCTACGACCGGAGACAAGAGGTGCATTGTCTACGGACATCTCATCCGTCTAGCAATATGGAACCTTCGCAAGTCCTGGAACAAGAACGCTGATATCAACAAGCGCTTGTCTGCGGTATCATCCTGGATTGTGAGATTTGGAGGATGGGCCGAAATCGAGAAACGCCTTCTTGAACCGGAAGATTCGTTCCGAGGCGTGCCCTTGTTCACAGTGCGCGAAAACATCGAAAAATATGGAGGCTCTTATGCCGAAGTATCCTTTTGA